In one window of Frigoriglobus tundricola DNA:
- a CDS encoding TolC family protein has protein sequence MTVSSKLPFVVGAVVAACVFAGCKGPRAEDRTNVSQAVESRFGEPVGSEPPRRDRVIVPEALERGEPLAEDQAVLLALWNNALFHEQLVELDLTKADLIQAGLLPNPEFVYYWPMFDKQFKYLFDFPLESLYLRPVRLKAAAAENQRAAARVTQLALDLIRDTRQAYADLQLAQDRVGVAERAVQVREKILAIAESRLRAGDASELDVSTARIDVLIARQDLIRIGYEVPVAGERLRNLIGLSGSPVELRSDGAGFDPRTPRTVDELVADATATRPDAVAAEFATRAAAVRVRFARLGWVRFLGIGDATSGLSGYHGNDHEFGPGLRFTVPIFNQGQGTISRAKAELDQLERRQLTVNNQIVQDVRTAYARFQQARAELDALKTKTRPEVEASIKRAEAAFEKGGVTYVIVLETNRQLIDTYAREAALYADLRRAWAELERSVGKKLK, from the coding sequence GTGACCGTTTCCAGCAAGTTACCGTTCGTCGTCGGGGCGGTCGTCGCGGCATGCGTGTTCGCGGGCTGCAAAGGCCCGCGGGCCGAAGACCGCACGAACGTGTCGCAGGCCGTGGAGTCGCGCTTCGGCGAACCGGTCGGCTCCGAGCCCCCGCGCCGCGACCGGGTGATCGTGCCGGAGGCGCTCGAACGCGGCGAGCCACTGGCGGAGGACCAGGCCGTTCTCCTGGCCCTCTGGAACAACGCGCTGTTCCACGAGCAGCTCGTCGAACTCGACCTCACGAAGGCCGACCTCATTCAAGCGGGGCTGCTGCCGAACCCGGAGTTCGTGTACTACTGGCCGATGTTCGACAAGCAGTTCAAGTACCTGTTCGATTTCCCCCTCGAATCGCTCTACCTCCGCCCGGTCCGGCTGAAGGCCGCCGCCGCCGAGAACCAGCGCGCCGCGGCACGGGTCACACAACTGGCGCTCGACCTCATCCGCGACACCCGCCAGGCTTACGCCGACCTGCAACTCGCGCAGGACCGCGTGGGCGTCGCGGAACGCGCCGTGCAGGTGCGCGAGAAGATCCTGGCGATCGCGGAATCCCGGTTGAGGGCCGGCGACGCGAGCGAACTGGACGTGTCCACGGCCCGCATCGACGTGCTGATCGCCCGGCAGGACCTCATCCGCATCGGGTACGAGGTGCCGGTCGCCGGGGAGCGGTTGCGGAACCTCATTGGGCTCTCCGGCAGCCCCGTCGAACTCCGGTCGGACGGGGCGGGGTTCGATCCGCGCACCCCGCGCACCGTGGACGAGTTGGTCGCGGACGCCACGGCGACGCGGCCCGACGCGGTGGCCGCCGAGTTCGCGACCCGCGCCGCCGCGGTCCGGGTCCGCTTCGCCCGGCTGGGTTGGGTCCGCTTCCTCGGCATCGGCGACGCGACGAGCGGCTTGAGCGGCTACCACGGCAACGACCACGAGTTCGGGCCGGGCCTGCGGTTCACCGTGCCCATTTTCAACCAGGGGCAGGGCACCATCTCCCGCGCGAAGGCCGAACTCGATCAGCTCGAGCGCCGCCAACTGACGGTGAACAACCAGATCGTGCAGGACGTGCGGACCGCGTACGCCCGCTTCCAGCAGGCCCGCGCCGAACTGGACGCGCTGAAGACCAAGACGCGGCCGGAGGTCGAGGCGTCGATCAAGCGCGCCGAGGCCGCCTTCGAGAAGGGCGGCGTGACCTACGTGATCGTGCTGGAAACGAACCGGCAACTGATCGACACCTACGCCCGCGAGGCGGCGCTCTACGCCGACCTCCGCCGCGCCTGGGCCGAACTGGAGCGGAGCGTGGGCAAGAAGCTGAAGTAG